AAGCAAGAGATATCTCTGCCTTGAGAACAGCAACTTTCTACAGAGCTATTTTGACGCTCTTTTCTCCCTCACATGATCAGCTTTTTCGTCCCCGTTATTTCCTTCAGTTCTGCATATTACAAAGCAATAACTCTTAACTACCTGACACAGGCTGGCTCTTCCAGTACCTCTGGGGGCTGGTGAGTATGTGGGATCTTACACACGGGACAGGCAGATTCTGAATCCACAGGGACAGTGAAGAGACGCTGGTTTAATCGATAACAGTAAACACCTGCCACAGAGTAACGAAAAATCATCCTATTTCTGGTTTGTCAGAAGGTTCCTCAACCTAGTCAACAAAGCTGTGTTCTACCACAGTGCCACACAAGCATTCTATAGaaagagctgcttttcctgtCCCCGGATAAGTtcctaaaaagcaaaaccaaaacttcAACCTCCTCAACTTAAAACATTAGCCAATTACAAGAAACCCTGACAAAGTAAAATGACACTGATTGAGAGCGGATCCCTAGAAGACTAGGAATAGGAATAGGAAGTTGAATCTGGTTTAGAAGCTGCagctaaaaaaccccacattctTCCTTGTCTGGCACGATATGGGGGTCTCTCAGAATGACAGGCAAAGACTGCTCAGTTGTTTGTTCACAGAAATTGGATTAGGAAGAAATCTGATCTTACACTTATGGGAACTCATTATCAAATCTTGTTCTTGTTCAGGAACTGTGTAATCCAGAGCCTTGAGCCTAAAGAAACACGCAAACAAATCAGTTAGTGAAGCGGGGGCAAGCCCTCTGAATAGCCCCACCTTTTCCAAACACACATTTCTGATTGGGAGGTAAAGGCCTACAAAGCCAGCCTTACACTTTCCCACTCCAGTCAGACTATACTGCTCATGACTCTAAAGGGATACATTGCTGCTTCGGCCCTTGCCCCATACCCACTTACTCCAGGTGCTGCTCATGAATACACGCTTCTTTGTTGGCCTGTCGGAACTCATGCAGCTCAGCAAAGTATTGATCAGATTTTTCTGCTACTGAAGAGTTTACATCTAGCAGCCCTGAGAACaccaaggaaagagaaaagttcAAGGATTTACCAAATTTGGGAAAGCACCAAAGCAAGCCTTATGCAAAACAGTCAAAACAACCAAAGGTCTGAAGCACCACAGTGGATCATGAGAAGGGCATGCTGCCATCATGTCAAGCCAGAGGTTTACTGCGTGGTTTGAGTCCCTTAttgcattcatttattttggttATTTGGTACCCTCTGACCCCGTTCAGCTTTGCAATTTGCTGCCTGGATTCCCACACCACTGCCACTTCACCATTCCAGGGAAGCACAGGTCACCTCTGGCCTGGACAGGGAATGGCTTCTGACAAaactgcagctcctctgcagagaCCTGCTTCATGGGCTCTAGGTCTGCAGTTCTGTCACACCTCAACTTAAAGGGGTTGTAAACTGTGTTTTAACTCTTCATATTACCACATCATGCTTGAGAGCTTTGCTTTAGGTTTAGGATTCACCTGCAATCCAGTCATAGCCCAGGAAAGGACGCACGGACCAACGGCTCACAGGTATGGTATATTCTTCAGGGTCAGACTGAAAAGTCACACGACCAGCTTccttctgagaaaaaaacaattcaTAAAGACTTCCTATACATCTAGCAGGACATTCAAAGGCACAGCTTAGGAGATAGCTGGCAGCTGTTCAAGTGGGACAGCTGTGGCTTAGTTTGAGGCTGGATTCTATCTACACCCCTACCAGTAATTTGCTCATCAGCTCTTTGTCTTCTCAATTCATAAAACAGAAAGAGGAGGCAGGGGACTTGCCCAGGCTAAGGCAGTATTTTTCAGGGCTTTAAACAAAATGCTGACTTCCCTGCATCACACACCCCCAAACCTCAGGCCACCCCTGCGGCCTTGGAGGATGATCATGTCAATAGCCTGCCCTTCACACTTAAGGAAACAAGctatgcagcagcagcactgcaccAGGCTGTTCTCCCCGAGCATCTGAATCACACATGCAAATGACAAGGAGCCTTACAGTGAAGTGCTACAGTTTTTGGGTCTTTGGTTCAAGGGCTaaggaaagcaggagctgaagaACCTGCCAACAGCCCTTGGCTGCCAAGGCTGGGAACAGGTCTGACCCCAACTTCCAGTTTACACAGTGGGAACACAGCAAGTAATGTTCTCCTGGCcctttctccccatccttctaTTGACTtatgaaaataagcaaagcaTTGGTTTCACCATTTACCTTCAACACTTTAGACTGAGATGTCAGCAAGATTGATTTATGGGTTATGGGCTCTCTATGGACCACAGGCTGCCTGCTGGTCTCTTCACTTTGTATGCTGCTCAGTGATGGGTCCAGATGACCCttaagctgttttttctcagGGAAACCATGTAGCAGAGCGGactgttttctgttctctccATGTCCCAGAAGGAAGGATTCTTTCTCTGGACTTCCTTGAGCATGGCTATCCCTATCCTCTCCAGAGGTTTCTCTGCCACACGTAATTATTGCAGACACTGGcacaacattcttctctttcccaggAAAGCTGGAATCCAAACCTACTGCTTCCTGAATCTTTGCTTGTTGTTGCTGTACCCctctgtcactgctgctgtgtttaAGAGATGAACAGTGGGTTGCTCTGGCTGCGTAAACTCTGGGTTCCACAGACACCAACATCGCAGCGTCAGCTGTAGACTTCGCAGCATCAACCCGATTTTCCTTCTGTAAGGACAGAGACTCTCATACCACATGGCATCATTCAGATTACAAATAGCTTTCATTAGGACATTTCACTCAGTAAGAGAAAATCAACGTCTCATTCTAGTCTGCTCACCCCTTTCAAttcctgtggggaaaaaagcaaaatccttaTATTATTCATGAGACATTATTAAGTGTTTGGAGAAGATAAGAAAGGGGTCCACTTCCAACTAAATGCAGCTTTTCCTAACTTGAGGAACTGCTAAACTTTTACCCTTTGTgcttagaagaaataaaaggattACGTTCCAGTGTTCATTCCTATCTTAGATTACATTTCTTAGACAGGAAGTGATCTCTGAACCCTTTGCAAGGAGAACATATTTGAGACCACAGGATAAACAATAAACAAAAGTCTAGCTGCTTTTCTAACAGACTCCATGTTCCACTTTCTACTAGCTCCTCCATGTCCATACATCTCCTTTACCACACCACTCCATAGGCAGAACTATGCCTGCCATACAAGGCCcatttgcctcccagcacttccagcacagacacaACACATACCCCTCTCTTGGGCAAGGGGACAGATCTTTCAGTAGCTGTTCTATTACGAAGAGATGCTGGAAAGAGTGGCTTGATGGGAAGTCTTTTTCTGATCTCTTCCTGCTTCATTCTTAGCCTTTGTAGAAGATCCTGGTTGGCCTGACGCAGCCTCTGCAGGTGCTCTAACTCCATcctatgaaaacattttcctgtaaaGCCAGAGGAAGGGTGAACTACATAAATGAAAGCATTAAGCGAAGAAGCAGACTCAGGAGAAACCACTGTCAGGGGACTTTTCATAAAAACCACTTACAGCTGTTGGAACGCTGGGGGTGTTGACCATTGCTCCTGAGAAATCTGCCAGTCTCAAAACTCTTTACGCTACGAACTAGCACCACCACATACTTCTCTCCCCTCAGATGTACTATCAAATATTTTGCACCCAGAAACTGGTAGCTGACTGAATGGAGCCAAGACACTCTTACAGAGGAAACAGTAAACGTGAAAAAAGTCTCATCAAAAAGCCAAACAAGAGACATTTGATTCAGAGGCTGATATTTAGGACAACCTTATGTAATTCTGCTTTAATGTTCTATTTAAGCATCAAAATATATATTGTGATACCACCAGGATGCTCATAAAGTTCAAAATATGAATAatgaatataaatgtatttactACATCCAAAAGAACTATTGAGTCAAAACTGTTCTCCATGTTCCCCAGGCAGGAACACTCCAAAAGGCTTGATTATGACTCAGGACCAGGGCTCGGACAATTCCAGTCCCACATCTTAATCACTAAGGGTTACTGCCCTTCTAttagaaggggggggggggggtaaataaataaataaaaagataaataaataaagcttaGTTTGACTGGAAGGTTGTCACACTCTTCAACATGTTTACAACATCACAAGCTCCTCTAAATTTGCagaaagtgtgatttttttaaaataaaacaaactctAAACCCAAACCCCCACATTGCTTTTGGCTAGAGTGATCAATTACGTTCTCAAGTAAAACTACGTGTTTCTCTAGGaccttttgttttgaaggaTCCCTAAACCCTtctccaaagctcatctgatttttttcttctgtctgctaCCTTGGCAACTAGACGCGAGGAATCAAACGCATACGTTGTACAACAGCACTGGGAGGAACCGAGAGCAGTGCTAACAATCAAAAAACTACAACATATCTTTTTGTTACAAGTAGTAAGCGAGAGGTGCGCTACTGGacataaaatagaaatactggTCTTGAGGCACTAAATTTGACATCGATCCAACAAAACAACAGTTCTCACAACATTCACAGGATAAAGCTGAGAGCATCCTCTCATCATTGCTCATCGGAAAGCAAATACTCCAAAAATAACATTAGTCAAGGGACTTTCTGGAAGGGTTTTACCAGATGAGATCCACTCTTAGCATAATCTACAAGAAGCTGTTACTCCTTCACGCTCAACCCCAGCGGCTCAAGCTCATGAAACTGCTTTAGTCGAATCCTTTGCGAAAAGGAGCTTAGCTTCTCGGggttaaaaaatataaataccgATTGCCTCGGGAAGCAGTACTCTTCCACTCTGCAAGAAAGCCGTGCAGCACCTAGGCAGAGCTTGCCAGAGCTCGTTCCTGCGCAGACACGCTGCTGCGGCCCTCGCACGCCCGTGAGGAAGGGCAGACGGCCCCGGGCAGAGGAGTTGCCCCTGCCCCTCcgcgaggcgaggcgaggcgagccCTCGCCCGGAGCACGGCCTGCGGAGCCCTGCCCCTGCGGGCGAGCCCGGCCAGGCCGAGCGGCTGCAGGGCCGCGGACCTTCCCCCACGCTCCCCTCCCGCCGACTCCGCATCTGCAGGCCCACCTGCGCCGCCCCCCACCGCCGGGTCGCCAGGCGATCCCGCTGCCGGGGGATCCCCGCCCTCGCTCCAGCCGCCGCCGGGATCCCCcagggcggccccggccccgccgctcccgcagCCCAGCGGCCACCGCCGCGGCTGGGCCCGCCCCGCGGCTCCCGGCAtgcccgggccgccgccgcccccccccccgggagctaccgcggagccgccgccggcagcgggcCCGGGCCCTGGGGCTCAGCAACCGCCCGCAGCGCGctgcccgcggcccccggcAGCGGAGCCCTCTGAAACGCACGGCTGCAAATCTGCCTTCTCTTCTAATGCACGCGTGCGATCTATCAGCAAAGACCGATTCGCGGCAACTTCAGCCTATTAGCGTGGTAGCTGCCGACCGTCACTTCCTACAATATGCTCAAGAAATCACCGATTCAAACCGACATTTTTAGTATACAAGAAGCAATCTCTCAAACCTGCTAGCGCATAATTCAGTATCATTGGGCTCCCTGTTAATTTTCACACTAAGGCGGCAGTTCCCAGTCACTGCTGTCAAACGTGCAATCTACTACAACACGGTAGCGCACCATCATCTGAATATATTATACTTACACGTGAAGACTTTGTATCACGACATGCAGAAcacatcagaaatgtttttccaattcatttttattttggtttccaTTGTTTACAGCATTGATACAGGAATAATTCATGCAAACTTATCACCTTaaatacagcagagagaaaactcACTGGTAAGAGTATTTCGAAGAGCTCCATCAACGTAACACAATAAGAAAATTAAGTAGCAGCAATAAGATAAAGTGCATTTAGCTGACCTTCTTTAATAAGAGTTTGGGGAAGATTGGTTTTGGAATTACGTGTTCTAAGGATTAGTTTATCATTCTTTATGAAAGCAGAACAGCACAGCCTCCTTGCTGATAGTGTTCATTCCTCCACCACTCTGAATTAAAGAAGTACAGCTATATCTTGTTTAAGAGGAATCCAGCTCATAGGCCTTTCTGTTAAAAGCTTGATTCTCGATCACTCGGGCTTCTAGGGACAAGGGTTACACACATACTTAAAAAGTCTTCTCTCCCATGTTAGCAgttttgcttcttaaaaaatTCAGGTGGTTCTTTCCCCCATTCTATAGGTTAGGTTTCGGCACTACAGTAAGAATGCCTACATCACCAAAATCTGAACAGTGTCAGAAACACACATTGGCAAGACATCAGATTCTAAGAACCCAtcagtctcttttccctttACAGATCAGACACTGGCTTAAAGATCAGATCATTTATCAAATTTCCCCTAAAGGCCTGCTGAAGAGATGCTAACAGCATCCGTCTTCAAAAGCAAGGTCAGCATTTCAGGTAGCCTAGAGCTGCTGAGCAGTAGTATGtcatcacctccctccacctggAACTGACAATTTCCTGGTGTAGTAGGGATGTACTTAGTATTTTAACTCAATAGCATAGTCTATTATAAAGGTGTATGTGATAGCTTGAGAGACTAGAGATCCAAATTTATTCACCTAATACCTGCAGCAGACCAACAGCGGATGACTCCACTTACTCTGGTATACTTCACCACAAGCCTAGAGGACATGTTTCCAGAGGCAAGGACTCCAACTTCTTTCCTACTCATTCCTAGATCCGATCCAAGCCATACTTACGTCTTGGTGGTTGCCTGAGGAAACCAACCAAGGCCAGTGAAAGTGGCTTTTCAGTTTGGGTTGGAATCAAAGCTGTCTATTGGAAGTGAAAGGTTTGTTTGCTTCCTGCATTCCCGGGATGTAACAAGAGTCTCACTGCCAGCTCCTACATGATCAAGATACTTCAAGTCTTACTGCAAATCTTAGAACAGCCTAAAATACTTACTGACATTTCACTACTTTCACTTCCTCAAGTATTAGGCAGCTTCTTTCTGGAACTTTTGCGACACATGGAACAGGAGACTTGTCACAGGCACGTATATTCACACCTGAGCGCGAACAAGAAATCTTAAGGCTAGCTGATACCATTTTCAAGTGAAAAGTCTTATtgtcagtaagaaaaaaaaagaaacactcttATTAGTTCTCAATTCAGCTGGGACCTGCTCAAAGATAGCCCATATTGTCTAAAGTCTGATGCTGAACAGATTTAGGTTGTCACTAACCTCAGAACTACAGGACCTGATTACGGATTCGTCAGACATTTTGCAGGGAACAGAAAGGTTATGCCCTACACATGGCAAAATACTGACCCACTGAGTGGAAAAGAAACTTTGCAACATAGGAAC
This portion of the Pelecanus crispus isolate bPelCri1 chromosome 15, bPelCri1.pri, whole genome shotgun sequence genome encodes:
- the MIIP gene encoding migration and invasion-inhibitory protein; amino-acid sequence: MELEHLQRLRQANQDLLQRLRMKQEEIRKRLPIKPLFPASLRNRTATERSVPLPKRGKENRVDAAKSTADAAMLVSVEPRVYAARATHCSSLKHSSSDRGVQQQQAKIQEAVGLDSSFPGKEKNVVPVSAIITCGRETSGEDRDSHAQGSPEKESFLLGHGENRKQSALLHGFPEKKQLKGHLDPSLSSIQSEETSRQPVVHREPITHKSILLTSQSKVLKKEAGRVTFQSDPEEYTIPVSRWSVRPFLGYDWIAGLLDVNSSVAEKSDQYFAELHEFRQANKEACIHEQHLELKALDYTVPEQEQDLIMSSHKCVYCYRLNQRLFTVPVDSESACPVCKIPHTHQPPEVLEEPACVRVSIPRATLMPAYKYKAHRRKSFEPADNLALPSHCLAGWENTIPSSNPTLSSLDLRASLEEKTSPHPHLNSVSRVSGRTRTDQLLNLTHSTHFGCSSASQQREQNKPGDYREAPHLNPTASTL